One stretch of Priestia megaterium DNA includes these proteins:
- a CDS encoding SGNH/GDSL hydrolase family protein — protein MKAMVGVNVAAAVLCGAVMYAGMQHWQEKTEAQASEVKTAVVHKEKQFSDVSAYTKNLPDFITKQIESSIANKKPLTLVIATSAKEAGWPQQLKKELAATYGSDVFTVKTLSYGTGTTDELLSSHIADQIDQLQPNIILFEAPLKNDYQHLTLDETLENTDKLIHQLKDLKKTLMIQPSQPYISQTESYEEGVEAIRGVSEANWVYYMNHSLIWPFHLGEYINKDSGNLTKKGNEVWGEYVVNWFTGK, from the coding sequence ATGAAGGCGATGGTTGGGGTAAATGTGGCGGCGGCTGTTTTGTGCGGGGCGGTGATGTATGCGGGGATGCAGCACTGGCAGGAGAAAACGGAAGCGCAGGCAAGTGAAGTAAAAACTGCTGTTGTACATAAAGAAAAACAGTTTTCCGATGTATCTGCTTATACAAAAAATCTTCCAGACTTTATCACAAAGCAAATTGAGTCATCTATCGCAAATAAAAAACCTCTGACTCTTGTAATTGCCACATCCGCAAAGGAAGCAGGGTGGCCTCAGCAATTAAAAAAAGAGCTAGCAGCTACATATGGAAGTGATGTATTTACGGTTAAAACACTTTCATACGGCACCGGGACAACTGATGAACTTTTATCCTCACATATTGCCGATCAAATTGATCAACTTCAGCCAAACATTATTCTGTTTGAAGCACCTCTTAAAAATGACTATCAGCACCTTACGCTGGATGAAACGCTTGAAAATACAGACAAGCTGATTCATCAGCTCAAAGATTTGAAAAAAACTCTTATGATTCAGCCGTCACAGCCATATATTTCACAAACGGAGTCTTATGAAGAAGGAGTAGAAGCGATTAGGGGAGTCTCTGAAGCAAACTGGGTGTATTATATGAATCACTCACTCATTTGGCCGTTTCATTTAGGTGAATATATAAATAAAGACAGCGGTAATTTAACGAAAAAAGGAAATGAAGTGTGGGGAGAGTACGTTGTGAATTGGTTTACGGGAAAATAA
- a CDS encoding sigma-70 family RNA polymerase sigma factor, which yields MQKSSFDQIASSFHPLIVSMIKKFHIYKDYDEYYQIALIGLWRAYQKFDESKGSFSAYAYTTVRGTILSHLKGTILYEERETPAEQNLLSLNEDPALPVPLESEIIKQHIEHLTGKEKIYVLEHLLEGYSYKDIAYKYQVSTGAVKNWGKAARRKLKASLLRE from the coding sequence ATGCAAAAAAGCTCATTTGATCAAATTGCTTCATCTTTTCATCCACTAATTGTATCGATGATTAAAAAGTTTCATATTTACAAAGACTACGACGAATACTATCAAATTGCGTTAATTGGTTTATGGAGAGCGTATCAAAAATTTGATGAAAGCAAAGGATCTTTTTCTGCTTATGCCTACACAACCGTGCGCGGTACGATCCTTTCTCATTTAAAAGGCACCATTTTGTACGAAGAACGTGAAACACCAGCTGAGCAGAACCTGCTTTCACTAAACGAAGATCCCGCTCTTCCCGTCCCGCTAGAAAGTGAAATCATCAAGCAGCATATCGAACATTTAACAGGAAAAGAAAAAATCTATGTACTCGAACATCTGCTAGAAGGCTACTCGTATAAAGATATCGCCTACAAATACCAAGTCTCCACGGGAGCCGTTAAAAACTGGGGAAAAGCAGCTCGCAGGAAACTAAAAGCCTCGCTTCTTAGGGAGTAA